A DNA window from Canis lupus dingo isolate Sandy chromosome 2, ASM325472v2, whole genome shotgun sequence contains the following coding sequences:
- the LOC112660016 gene encoding SLC35A4 upstream open reading frame protein-like produces MVDDKDSLPKLKDLSFLKNQLEHLQQCVEEVSSGMCQDGSLLSSPFLKGFLAGYVVAKLRASAVLGFAVGTCTGIYAAQAYAVPNVKKTLRDYLQSLQKGLTSSGSHGGERMSTAGLQVEAFQPQTPYLASRPITHPFAISNLPTAFILAFLPTESKRQLISQQFGCPSLTPWD; encoded by the coding sequence ATGGTGGATGACAAGGATTCTCTGCCCAAGCTTAAGGACCTGTCATTCCTCAAGAACCAGCTGGAACACCTGCAGCAGTGTGTGGAAGAAGTCAGCAGCGGGATGTGCCAGGATGGCTCGCTCTTGTCCTCCCCATTCCTCAAGGGCTTCTTAGCCGGCTATGTGGTGGCCAAACTGAGGGCATCAGCAGTATTGGGCTTTGCTGTGGGTACCTGCACTGGCATCTATGCAGCCCAGGCATATGCCGTGCCCAATGTGAAGAAGACATTGAGGGACTATCTTCAGTCATTGCAAAAGGGGCTGACTAGCTCTGGATCCCATGGGGGAGAAAGGATGAGCACCGCTGGCCTGCAGGTAGAGGCCTTTCAACCACAGACACCATATTTGGCTTCCCGACCTATCACCCACCCTTTTGCTATCTCCAACTTGCCCACAGCCTTCATCCTTGCTTTCCTTCCTACAGAGAGTAAACGGCAGCTTATCAGCCAGCAGTTTGGATGCCCCTCCTTAACCCCATGGGACTGA